The DNA sequence GGCATACCCCGCGAAGAAGGAAAACGCCGTCGAGACACTCAACGAGTACTTCTCGGAGTTCTGATCCCGTATGTCAGAGGCAGAAGACATAGACATAGACATAGACATAGATATAGATATGACAACCGAGAGAGGTCTCGTCGCCGAGGCGTCGGAACGTCTGTCTTCGTTGACACCGGGGACGACGGGAAACCTCAGCGTGAGAAACGACGACTACTTCTGTATAACTCCGACGGGGGTTAGATACGGCGAGGTCGAAGCCGAGGACGTTCCGGTCATGAACTCCGACGGCGAGAAGGTCAAAGGCGAACTCGAACCATCGAGCGAGACTCCTATGCACTCAGACGTCTACGAGGAGTTCGGAAGCCGAGCCGTCCTGCACCTACATTCTCCCGCGGCTACGACAGTCGGTGTTCTGCGCGAGGAGATACCGGCGGTTCATTACGCCGTA is a window from the Candidatus Afararchaeum irisae genome containing:
- a CDS encoding class II aldolase/adducin family protein; the encoded protein is MSEAEDIDIDIDIDIDMTTERGLVAEASERLSSLTPGTTGNLSVRNDDYFCITPTGVRYGEVEAEDVPVMNSDGEKVKGELEPSSETPMHSDVYEEFGSRAVLHLHSPAATTVGVLREEIPAVHYAVGLAGGRVPLAEYATYGTPELGENVVEAMKDEDRDGSKACVIPNHGLVVRGDGVEEVFETAVNVEFTAEVYLRAKAVGDPVELSDDEIEKVIEKFKGHGQ